In Neorhizobium galegae, the following proteins share a genomic window:
- a CDS encoding UDP-N-acetylmuramoylalanyl-D-glutamyl-2,6-diaminopimelate--D-alanyl-D-alanine ligase translates to MNWLWTSEDLTSAMGGRPIGALPAGITGISIDSRSIGQDEAFFAIRGDRVDGHDYASLAVANGATLIVVNESKLPALGKLSVPMIVVEDVLAALGKLALAARARSRARIVAITGSVGKTTTKEMLRHALAPSGKVHAAVASFNNHWGVPLTLARMPADSDFGVFEIGMNHPDEIRPLVKMVRPHVAMITTIAAAHLGHFKNLEEIAAAKAEIFEGLEPGGSAILNRDIKQFGFLQKKAQEAGVSHIHTFGQHAKADFRLADFEGNGENSVVWAVLNGETSEVHIGAPGRHIAENAMAVLGACLLVGADMAGAMEALAALKPVKGRGERHRLGIGEGHLTLIDESYNANPASMRAAIALLASSVPELTGRRIAVLGDMLEMGEFSAKVHEELAGPLLAAGIEHVWLAGAEMTALRDALPDSVDVQYYEKTADLADFVVRSVMPGDVVMVKSSLGLGFGKIVAALIDNYPAFSDTERH, encoded by the coding sequence GTGAACTGGCTATGGACCTCCGAGGATCTGACGTCTGCCATGGGCGGCCGGCCGATCGGTGCGCTTCCGGCGGGTATCACCGGAATCTCGATCGACAGCCGCTCCATCGGCCAGGACGAGGCTTTCTTCGCCATCAGGGGCGACCGCGTCGACGGTCATGACTATGCGAGCCTCGCTGTCGCCAACGGGGCGACGCTGATCGTCGTCAACGAATCGAAATTGCCGGCGCTCGGCAAGTTGAGCGTGCCGATGATCGTTGTCGAAGACGTGCTTGCGGCGCTCGGAAAGCTGGCGCTTGCGGCGCGGGCGCGCAGCCGGGCGCGGATCGTCGCCATCACCGGTTCGGTCGGCAAGACGACCACCAAGGAGATGCTGCGCCATGCGCTGGCGCCCTCCGGCAAGGTGCATGCCGCCGTCGCCTCCTTCAACAATCACTGGGGCGTGCCGCTGACGCTTGCCCGCATGCCGGCGGATTCGGATTTCGGCGTCTTCGAGATCGGCATGAACCATCCCGACGAGATCCGCCCGCTGGTGAAGATGGTGCGTCCGCATGTGGCGATGATCACCACGATCGCCGCCGCGCATCTTGGCCATTTCAAGAACCTCGAGGAGATTGCCGCCGCCAAGGCCGAGATCTTCGAAGGTCTGGAGCCCGGCGGTTCGGCGATCCTCAATCGCGACATCAAGCAGTTCGGTTTTCTGCAGAAAAAGGCGCAGGAGGCGGGTGTCTCGCACATCCACACCTTCGGCCAGCATGCCAAGGCGGATTTCCGGCTGGCGGATTTCGAGGGCAACGGGGAAAACTCGGTCGTCTGGGCCGTGCTGAACGGCGAGACGTCGGAAGTCCATATCGGTGCGCCGGGCCGGCACATTGCCGAAAACGCCATGGCGGTTCTCGGTGCCTGCCTGCTGGTCGGCGCGGACATGGCCGGCGCCATGGAAGCGCTCGCGGCGCTGAAGCCGGTCAAGGGCAGGGGCGAACGCCACCGCCTCGGCATCGGCGAAGGCCATCTGACGCTGATCGACGAGAGCTACAACGCCAACCCGGCCTCGATGCGGGCGGCGATCGCGCTTCTGGCATCCTCGGTACCTGAACTGACGGGCCGGCGCATTGCCGTTCTCGGCGACATGCTGGAAATGGGCGAATTCTCCGCCAAGGTGCATGAGGAACTGGCGGGTCCGCTGCTTGCCGCCGGCATCGAACATGTCTGGCTGGCGGGTGCGGAAATGACGGCTTTGCGCGACGCGCTGCCCGACAGCGTCGACGTGCAATATTACGAAAAGACTGCGGATCTCGCCGATTTCGTCGTGCGCTCGGTGATGCCGGGCGACGTGGTGATGGTGAAATCTTCGCTCGGCCTCGGTTTCGGCAAGATCGTGGCCGCGCTTATTGACAACTACCCGGCATTCTCCGACACGGAACGCCACTAA
- the mraZ gene encoding division/cell wall cluster transcriptional repressor MraZ has translation MSRFLSNATNRIDAKGRVSVPASFRSVLSERGIQELYCLQDFTYPAISVGGPDLLDRYERQISSVDPFSPEANRMSLLVHGGGVFMRLDAEGRLMVTDFIRDFTGISSDVTFVGRSDHFQLWQPQAFHEAQAAAREGRFGSRPA, from the coding sequence ATGAGCCGCTTCCTGTCGAATGCGACGAACAGGATCGATGCGAAGGGGCGGGTCTCCGTTCCGGCGAGTTTTCGTTCGGTCCTTTCGGAGCGCGGGATCCAGGAGCTTTATTGCCTCCAGGATTTCACCTATCCGGCGATCAGCGTCGGCGGGCCGGATCTGCTCGATCGTTACGAGCGGCAGATCTCCTCCGTCGATCCGTTTTCGCCGGAAGCGAACCGGATGTCGCTGCTTGTTCACGGTGGCGGCGTCTTCATGAGGCTCGATGCGGAGGGCCGGCTGATGGTCACGGATTTCATCCGCGACTTCACGGGAATCAGCTCGGACGTCACCTTCGTTGGGCGCTCGGATCATTTTCAACTTTGGCAGCCGCAGGCGTTTCACGAGGCGCAGGCGGCGGCGAGAGAGGGGCGCTTCGGTTCGCGTCCCGCGTAA
- a CDS encoding UDP-N-acetylmuramoyl-L-alanyl-D-glutamate--2,6-diaminopimelate ligase, which translates to MKLRELAGRDFPEIADLMAGPAGDLEVTGLTSDSRKVKPGMLFAALAGTKADGSGYLGDAAARGAIAAIAGHTADTGIPVLSVSNPRRLLALAAARFYGAQPETMVAVTGTAGKTSVASFTRQIWAHAGHAAAQIGTTGVVSPTRNDYGTLTTPDPVELQQLLAELAAEGVTHAAMEASSHGLDQSRLDGVRLVAAGFTNLGRDHMDYHPTIENYMAAKMRLFDTLMPKGAPAIIFADDAWSEEAMRVATVADLDVRTVGRRGDYLCLKRVEHFRHKQMAEIHIGDQIFEVDIPLAGDFQVSNALVAAGLAMSTGVPAAVAMAALEKLVGASGRLELVGQSKDGALAYVDYAHKPDALENVLTSVRPFTTGRVIVVFGCGGDRDKGKRPIMGDVATRLADIVIVTDDNPRSEVPEVIRSEIMAAAPGAIEIGDRANAIREAVNMLRAGDTLIVAGKGHEEGQTIGTTVLPFSDHVEVRKALEELKS; encoded by the coding sequence ATGAAATTGCGAGAACTCGCCGGACGGGATTTCCCCGAAATAGCCGACCTGATGGCCGGGCCGGCCGGCGATCTCGAGGTGACCGGTCTTACCTCCGACAGCCGCAAGGTAAAACCCGGCATGCTGTTTGCGGCGCTCGCAGGCACCAAGGCGGACGGTTCGGGCTATCTCGGCGATGCGGCCGCCCGCGGCGCGATCGCGGCGATTGCGGGCCACACGGCTGATACAGGCATTCCAGTTCTTTCCGTTTCCAACCCGCGCCGGCTGCTGGCGCTTGCCGCCGCCCGTTTCTACGGCGCGCAGCCGGAAACCATGGTTGCCGTCACGGGCACCGCCGGCAAGACCTCCGTCGCCTCGTTCACCCGCCAGATCTGGGCGCATGCCGGCCATGCCGCGGCGCAGATCGGCACGACCGGCGTCGTCTCCCCGACCCGCAACGACTACGGAACGCTGACCACGCCGGATCCGGTCGAACTGCAGCAGCTGCTGGCGGAACTGGCTGCCGAAGGCGTCACCCATGCCGCCATGGAAGCTTCCAGCCACGGCCTCGACCAGAGCCGGCTCGACGGCGTGCGTCTTGTGGCTGCCGGCTTCACCAATCTCGGCCGCGACCACATGGACTATCATCCGACGATCGAGAACTACATGGCCGCCAAGATGCGGCTTTTCGATACGCTGATGCCGAAAGGCGCACCGGCCATCATCTTCGCCGACGACGCCTGGTCGGAAGAGGCGATGCGGGTGGCGACGGTTGCCGACCTTGATGTCCGCACGGTCGGCCGAAGGGGCGATTATCTGTGCCTCAAGCGCGTCGAGCACTTCCGTCATAAGCAGATGGCCGAGATCCATATCGGCGACCAGATTTTCGAAGTCGATATTCCGCTTGCCGGCGATTTCCAGGTGTCGAACGCGCTGGTCGCGGCGGGGCTTGCCATGTCGACCGGGGTTCCGGCCGCCGTGGCCATGGCCGCGCTCGAAAAGCTGGTCGGCGCCTCGGGTCGTCTCGAACTGGTCGGCCAGTCAAAAGACGGGGCGCTCGCCTATGTGGATTACGCCCACAAGCCGGACGCGCTGGAGAACGTGCTGACCTCCGTGCGCCCGTTCACGACCGGCCGCGTCATCGTGGTGTTCGGCTGCGGTGGCGACCGCGACAAGGGCAAGCGGCCGATCATGGGCGATGTGGCGACAAGGCTTGCCGATATCGTCATCGTCACCGACGATAATCCGCGTTCCGAGGTTCCCGAGGTGATCCGTTCCGAGATCATGGCGGCGGCTCCGGGTGCAATCGAGATCGGCGATCGGGCCAATGCGATCCGCGAGGCAGTCAACATGCTGCGGGCAGGTGATACGTTGATCGTCGCGGGCAAGGGCCACGAGGAAGGCCAGACGATCGGCACGACGGTCCTGCCGTTTTCCGATCACGTCGAAGTCCGCAAGGCGCTGGAGGAGCTGAAATCGTGA
- a CDS encoding peptidoglycan D,D-transpeptidase FtsI family protein: MSFLSRIMIVKSRAHFSSDSRGRGSEKASFEGTRKRKSAQAKNRVGLLIAGFTVFYCVVGGRLMQYGVAQPLTTSSILPADRLLASRPDLVDRNGAVLATDIRTVSLFAEPNKIIDADEVIEKLSTVLNDLDIKGTYSKLTSNSRFQWLRRQLTPKQQSQILALGIPGIGFRPEKRRFYPGGPTAAHVVGYVNIDNRGVAGMERYVDNQGLADLAAVGMTSSQPLEPVKLSIDLRVQSIVRDVVSEAITKYRSIGAGAVVLDVHTGEIVAMASAPDFDPNNPAEGGEEGWFNRMSNGTFEMGSTFKSFTIAMGLDSGKVSLQSMFDARFPIRIGGFTIKDFHGKGRMLSVPEIFQYSSNIGTAKIADTVGIEGHKDFLTKLGLLTKMRTELPEVASPSQPREWKKINSVTISFGHGVSTTPLQTAVAGAALVNGGKYIPPTFLPRNRAEADKVATQVLKPSTSKDMRFLFEWNGANGSGRNARVAGFNVGGKTGTADKVVNGRYAHDKNFNAFLAAFPMDNPQYVVLTFCDEPKTDKGNGAALAATSAAPMVKEIITRAAPILGVKPKFGNDGSALLVSY, encoded by the coding sequence ATGTCTTTCCTGTCCCGCATCATGATCGTCAAAAGCCGCGCGCATTTTTCGTCCGACAGCCGTGGTCGCGGCTCCGAGAAGGCCTCCTTCGAGGGGACCCGCAAGCGCAAGTCCGCCCAGGCGAAAAACCGCGTCGGCCTGCTGATCGCCGGTTTCACGGTCTTCTACTGCGTCGTCGGCGGCCGGCTGATGCAATATGGCGTCGCGCAGCCGCTGACGACGTCGAGCATCCTGCCGGCGGACCGCCTTCTGGCGTCGCGCCCCGACCTCGTCGACCGCAACGGGGCGGTTCTGGCGACCGACATCCGCACCGTTTCGCTGTTTGCCGAGCCCAACAAGATCATCGACGCCGACGAGGTGATCGAGAAGCTTTCGACGGTTCTGAACGACCTCGACATCAAGGGCACCTATTCGAAGCTGACCTCGAACTCGCGTTTCCAGTGGCTGCGCCGCCAGTTGACGCCAAAGCAGCAGAGCCAGATCCTGGCGCTCGGCATTCCGGGCATCGGTTTCCGGCCCGAGAAGCGCCGTTTCTATCCGGGCGGCCCGACCGCCGCGCATGTCGTCGGCTACGTCAATATCGACAACCGTGGCGTCGCCGGCATGGAACGTTACGTCGACAACCAGGGCCTTGCCGATCTCGCGGCCGTCGGCATGACTTCCAGCCAGCCGCTGGAGCCGGTCAAGCTGTCCATCGACCTGCGGGTCCAGTCGATCGTCCGCGACGTCGTGTCCGAGGCGATCACGAAGTACCGCTCGATCGGCGCCGGAGCGGTCGTTCTCGACGTCCATACCGGCGAGATCGTCGCCATGGCGTCCGCGCCCGATTTCGATCCCAACAATCCGGCCGAAGGCGGCGAGGAGGGATGGTTCAACCGCATGTCGAACGGTACGTTCGAAATGGGCTCGACCTTCAAGTCCTTCACCATTGCCATGGGTCTCGATTCCGGCAAGGTGAGCCTTCAGAGCATGTTCGACGCGCGTTTCCCGATCCGCATCGGCGGCTTCACCATCAAGGACTTCCACGGCAAGGGGCGCATGTTGAGCGTTCCGGAAATCTTTCAGTATTCGTCCAACATAGGCACCGCCAAGATCGCCGATACGGTCGGCATCGAAGGCCACAAGGATTTCCTGACCAAGCTCGGCCTGCTGACGAAAATGCGTACGGAGCTTCCTGAAGTCGCCTCTCCGAGCCAGCCGCGCGAATGGAAGAAGATCAATTCGGTCACCATTTCCTTCGGCCACGGTGTCTCGACGACGCCGTTGCAGACGGCGGTTGCCGGTGCGGCGCTCGTCAACGGCGGAAAATACATCCCGCCGACCTTCCTGCCGCGCAACCGGGCAGAAGCCGACAAGGTCGCTACCCAGGTGCTCAAGCCCTCGACCAGCAAGGACATGCGCTTCCTGTTCGAATGGAACGGCGCCAACGGATCCGGCAGGAATGCGCGCGTCGCGGGCTTCAACGTCGGCGGCAAGACGGGGACGGCGGACAAGGTCGTCAACGGGCGCTACGCCCATGACAAGAACTTCAACGCCTTCCTCGCGGCCTTCCCGATGGACAATCCGCAATATGTCGTGCTGACGTTCTGCGACGAGCCCAAGACCGACAAGGGCAACGGCGCAGCGCTTGCCGCAACTTCTGCCGCGCCGATGGTCAAGGAGATCATCACCCGCGCCGCGCCCATTCTCGGTGTAAAGCCGAAATTCGGCAATGACGGTTCTGCCCTGCTTGTGTCTTATTGA
- the ftsL gene encoding cell division protein FtsL — protein sequence MLRSFDLVLIGVMTAAAVVTYSIKHRADEKLSEVHRLESEIKLEKDTIDLLKADWALLTQPNRLHRLINVYSSELALAPTETTQLAMPKELPMPKARLPQPETTIEDIIAGKNSEVAAALKGVAAAKAKPAAKIPVPQRRGPIEVISTGSVKR from the coding sequence ATGCTGCGTAGCTTCGATCTTGTTTTGATCGGCGTGATGACGGCAGCGGCCGTCGTCACCTATTCGATCAAGCACCGCGCCGATGAAAAACTCAGCGAAGTTCACCGGCTGGAGTCGGAAATCAAGCTGGAGAAGGACACGATCGATCTCCTGAAGGCGGACTGGGCTCTGCTGACCCAGCCGAACCGTCTGCACCGGTTGATCAACGTCTACAGTTCCGAGTTGGCACTGGCTCCCACGGAGACGACGCAGCTTGCGATGCCGAAGGAACTGCCGATGCCCAAGGCCCGGCTTCCGCAGCCGGAGACCACCATCGAGGACATCATCGCCGGCAAGAACAGCGAGGTTGCCGCCGCGCTGAAGGGGGTTGCGGCCGCCAAGGCCAAGCCCGCCGCCAAAATTCCCGTGCCACAGCGGCGCGGTCCCATCGAAGTCATTTCCACAGGATCGGTGAAACGCTGA
- a CDS encoding N-acetylmuramoyl-L-alanine amidase has translation MTPFNADYAGATVRPSPNHGERVGGRRPDMIILHYTGMPSGAQALSWLCNEESQVSSHYFVHEDGSVVQLVPEERRAWHAGKSSWAGETDINSCSIGIEIANPGHPGGLPEYPAVQIAAVVELCRNCGERWQVGPERVLGHSDVAPIRKVDPGENFPWEKLHLGGVGHWIDPAQISGGRFFQFGESGQPIEALQSMLSLYGYGIEITGNFCERTKGVVEAFQRHFRPQLVDGIADFSTIDTLHRLLKSLPKFN, from the coding sequence ATGACGCCGTTCAACGCCGATTATGCCGGCGCGACGGTAAGGCCTTCTCCCAACCATGGTGAACGTGTCGGCGGGCGCAGGCCCGACATGATCATCCTGCACTATACGGGCATGCCGAGCGGCGCTCAGGCGCTCTCCTGGCTTTGCAACGAGGAGAGCCAGGTCTCCAGCCATTATTTCGTCCATGAAGACGGGAGCGTGGTGCAGCTCGTGCCGGAAGAACGCCGTGCCTGGCATGCCGGCAAAAGCTCCTGGGCCGGCGAGACCGACATCAATTCCTGTTCGATCGGCATCGAGATCGCCAATCCGGGCCATCCCGGGGGCCTGCCCGAATACCCTGCGGTACAGATCGCAGCGGTCGTCGAACTGTGTCGCAATTGTGGCGAAAGGTGGCAAGTCGGACCGGAAAGGGTGCTCGGGCACTCGGATGTCGCCCCGATCCGCAAGGTCGATCCGGGGGAAAATTTCCCCTGGGAGAAATTGCACCTTGGCGGAGTCGGTCATTGGATCGATCCAGCGCAAATCAGCGGTGGGCGTTTTTTCCAGTTCGGGGAGAGCGGCCAGCCCATCGAGGCATTGCAGTCGATGCTGTCGCTCTATGGCTACGGAATTGAAATCACGGGGAATTTCTGCGAACGCACGAAGGGCGTGGTCGAAGCCTTCCAGCGCCATTTCCGGCCGCAGCTCGTCGATGGGATTGCCGATTTCTCGACGATCGACACGCTTCATCGGCTGCTCAAATCCTTGCCGAAATTCAATTAG
- a CDS encoding lytic transglycosylase domain-containing protein yields the protein MNTMIVAAAAGLAMLVAGTELVRAEDSSVNVYTKPLIIPWETRETGFAAPTDEARRLVRQLHYTQLIAKYADEYDVPEELALAVVRIESNFRPTVKGSAGEIGLMQIKPATARLMGYRGPDYGLYDPETNIRYGMKYLAGAHELGGGKICGTILKYNAGHGAKRMNPVSKRYCTRVQAVIETAEQTAEQTASLSPVAF from the coding sequence ATGAATACAATGATTGTTGCTGCCGCGGCGGGCCTTGCCATGCTGGTCGCGGGAACCGAACTCGTGCGCGCTGAAGATAGCAGCGTCAATGTCTATACCAAGCCGCTCATCATTCCATGGGAAACGCGCGAAACCGGTTTTGCCGCGCCCACCGACGAAGCCAGGCGTCTGGTTCGGCAGCTTCACTATACCCAGCTGATCGCGAAATATGCGGACGAATACGACGTTCCGGAAGAGCTTGCGCTGGCGGTGGTGCGGATCGAGAGCAATTTCCGCCCGACCGTCAAGGGCAGTGCCGGCGAGATCGGGCTGATGCAGATCAAGCCGGCGACGGCAAGGCTGATGGGTTACCGCGGGCCGGACTACGGCCTCTACGATCCGGAGACGAACATCCGCTACGGTATGAAATACCTGGCCGGCGCGCATGAACTCGGCGGCGGCAAGATCTGCGGCACCATCCTCAAATACAATGCCGGCCACGGCGCCAAGCGCATGAACCCGGTTTCCAAGCGCTATTGCACCCGGGTGCAGGCTGTGATCGAGACCGCCGAGCAGACGGCCGAACAGACTGCGTCGCTTTCGCCTGTGGCATTTTGA
- the rsmH gene encoding 16S rRNA (cytosine(1402)-N(4))-methyltransferase RsmH, with product MAANPGDGTTEPEGGPVRHIPVLLKEVLEALDPRAGKVILDGTFGAGGYTAAILAADAEVIALDRDPNAIAAGKAMVDAHKGRLHLIQSQFSELADHAPEGGLDGVVLDIGVSSMQIDEADRGFSFQRNGPLDMRMSSSGVSAADVVNRAKVGDLTRIFGFLGEEKQSGRIARAIEKRRLTEPFTTTRELANLIETVNPRKAKDKIHPATRVFQALRVFVNDELGELAQALFAAERALKPGGRLVVVTFHSLEDRIVKQFFADRSGKASGSRHLPMVVAKPAIFEPLGKTMISASDEEAELNPRARSAKLRAGVRTEAPPRSADMSIFDLPDLASLAKMGA from the coding sequence ATGGCGGCGAATCCAGGCGACGGAACAACCGAGCCCGAAGGCGGACCGGTTCGTCACATTCCGGTTCTTCTGAAGGAAGTCCTCGAGGCGCTCGATCCCCGGGCCGGCAAGGTCATTCTCGACGGTACGTTCGGGGCGGGCGGTTATACAGCCGCGATCCTTGCGGCGGATGCCGAAGTGATTGCGCTCGATCGCGACCCGAATGCGATTGCCGCCGGCAAGGCGATGGTCGATGCCCATAAAGGCCGTCTCCACCTCATTCAGTCACAGTTCTCCGAACTTGCCGATCACGCGCCGGAAGGCGGGCTTGATGGCGTCGTGCTCGATATCGGCGTCTCCTCCATGCAGATCGACGAGGCCGACCGCGGCTTCTCATTCCAGCGCAACGGTCCGCTCGACATGCGCATGTCTTCGAGCGGCGTGTCGGCGGCCGATGTCGTCAATCGCGCCAAGGTCGGCGATCTCACCCGCATCTTCGGTTTCCTCGGCGAGGAAAAGCAGTCGGGCCGCATCGCCCGCGCCATCGAGAAGCGGCGCCTCACCGAGCCATTCACCACCACGCGCGAACTCGCAAACCTCATCGAGACGGTCAATCCGCGCAAGGCCAAGGACAAGATCCATCCCGCGACCCGCGTCTTCCAGGCGCTCAGGGTCTTCGTCAATGACGAGCTTGGCGAACTAGCCCAGGCGCTGTTTGCCGCCGAGCGGGCCTTGAAGCCGGGCGGGCGGCTGGTCGTCGTCACCTTCCATTCGCTCGAAGACCGGATCGTCAAGCAGTTCTTCGCCGATCGTTCCGGCAAGGCTTCCGGCTCGCGCCACCTGCCGATGGTCGTGGCCAAGCCCGCGATCTTCGAACCGCTCGGCAAAACGATGATCTCGGCGAGCGACGAGGAGGCGGAACTCAATCCGCGCGCCCGTTCCGCCAAGCTTCGCGCCGGAGTGCGGACGGAAGCCCCGCCGAGGTCGGCCGACATGTCGATTTTCGATCTGCCCGATCTCGCCAGCCTCGCAAAGATGGGAGCCTGA
- a CDS encoding NAD(P)/FAD-dependent oxidoreductase: MTERFRFIVIGRGMMGAAAARYLSKWTDGIALVGPGEPADYGRHDGVFASHYDEARITRTIDPDPVWARLANRSIERYGEIARESGVDFYTESGCLLVGPKRGEGPSYVANVLDAADRLGVSTETLSDLDLADRFGLFSFPHESEGVWEPRNAGHINPRRLVKAQALIAERQGTAIIPETVSSVRQDGDQVTVTTSEGNSYLAEKVLVAAGGFSINERLLGARLDLSVYARTVAFFEVDEAAMDIWGRVPSLIWKWREGEDGIYLLPPVRYPDGRIYLKIGGDPDDLRLPTEPDIRAWFRSGGRESTRARLAEIMTRLVPELDLSRSSMAACVTSFTPTGYPAIAMTDADRIGILSGGCGAAAKSSDEIGRLGAELIFHGKIRDEAYSTDFRADYL, translated from the coding sequence ATGACGGAACGGTTCAGATTTATCGTGATCGGGAGGGGCATGATGGGCGCTGCGGCGGCTCGCTACCTCTCGAAATGGACCGACGGTATTGCGTTGGTCGGTCCCGGTGAGCCGGCGGACTATGGGCGCCATGACGGCGTCTTTGCCAGTCACTACGACGAGGCGCGCATCACCCGGACGATCGATCCCGATCCCGTGTGGGCGCGCCTCGCCAACCGTTCGATCGAGCGCTACGGCGAGATCGCTCGCGAAAGCGGCGTGGATTTCTATACCGAATCGGGCTGCCTGCTGGTCGGGCCGAAGCGGGGCGAGGGACCTTCCTATGTCGCAAACGTCCTCGACGCGGCAGACAGGCTCGGCGTTTCGACCGAGACGCTGTCGGATCTCGATCTTGCCGACCGGTTCGGTTTATTCTCGTTCCCGCATGAGAGCGAGGGTGTCTGGGAGCCCAGGAACGCCGGGCACATCAATCCGCGCCGGCTGGTGAAGGCCCAGGCTCTCATCGCCGAACGCCAGGGCACGGCAATCATTCCGGAAACGGTTTCCTCGGTGCGCCAGGACGGCGATCAGGTCACCGTCACGACCAGCGAGGGCAACAGCTATCTTGCCGAAAAAGTGCTGGTCGCAGCCGGAGGTTTCTCGATCAACGAACGGCTGCTCGGCGCGCGCCTCGACCTGAGCGTCTATGCCCGCACCGTCGCCTTCTTCGAGGTCGACGAAGCCGCCATGGACATCTGGGGCAGGGTGCCTTCGCTGATCTGGAAATGGCGCGAGGGCGAGGACGGCATCTATCTCCTGCCGCCGGTGCGGTATCCCGATGGCAGGATCTATCTGAAGATCGGCGGCGATCCGGACGATCTGCGGCTCCCCACCGAGCCGGACATTCGCGCCTGGTTCCGCTCGGGCGGGCGGGAAAGCACCAGGGCGCGGCTTGCCGAGATCATGACGCGGCTAGTGCCGGAGCTCGATCTTTCCCGGTCGTCGATGGCGGCCTGCGTCACCTCGTTCACGCCGACCGGATATCCGGCGATTGCCATGACCGATGCCGACCGAATCGGTATCCTCAGCGGCGGTTGCGGGGCGGCGGCCAAAAGTTCCGACGAGATCGGCCGGCTCGGCGCCGAACTGATCTTCCATGGGAAAATCCGGGACGAAGCCTATTCGACCGATTTCCGGGCGGATTATCTCTAA
- the mraY gene encoding phospho-N-acetylmuramoyl-pentapeptide-transferase, with protein sequence MLIWLVELADKVQFFNLFRYITFRTGAALFTSALIVFLFGPMIIASLRLRQGKGQPIRADGPQTHFKKAGTPTMGGLMILAGIVGGSLLWADLSNVYVVATLLVTLGFGAIGFYDDYLKVTKQTDKGFSGKARLGIEFVIAGIAVFFMMRVALATGQSSNPTLGTSVAFPFFKDLFINLGIFFVLFGGFVIVAAGNAVNLTDGLDGLAIVPVMIAAASFGVIAYLAGNAVFAGYLQINFVPGTGELAVILGAVIGAGLGFLWFNAPPAAIFMGDTGSLALGGLIGSVAVATKHEIVMAIVGGLFVMETLSVIIQVGFFKMTGRRVFLMAPIHHHFEKLGWTESQVVIRFWIIAVGLAMLGLSTLKLR encoded by the coding sequence ATGCTGATCTGGCTTGTGGAACTGGCGGATAAAGTCCAATTTTTCAACCTGTTCCGGTACATCACCTTCAGGACGGGCGCTGCGCTCTTTACGTCTGCGCTGATCGTCTTCCTGTTCGGGCCGATGATCATCGCGTCGCTCCGCCTGCGCCAGGGCAAGGGACAGCCGATCCGCGCCGACGGGCCGCAGACCCATTTCAAGAAGGCGGGTACGCCGACCATGGGCGGTCTGATGATTCTTGCCGGCATCGTCGGCGGGTCGCTGCTCTGGGCCGACCTTTCGAACGTCTACGTCGTCGCGACCCTGCTCGTCACGCTCGGTTTCGGCGCGATCGGTTTCTATGACGACTATCTGAAAGTCACCAAACAGACCGACAAGGGATTTTCCGGCAAGGCGCGTCTCGGCATCGAGTTCGTGATCGCGGGCATTGCGGTCTTCTTCATGATGCGGGTGGCGCTCGCGACCGGCCAGTCGAGCAATCCGACGCTCGGCACCTCGGTCGCCTTCCCGTTCTTCAAGGACCTGTTCATCAATCTCGGCATCTTCTTCGTCCTGTTCGGCGGTTTCGTCATCGTGGCGGCCGGCAATGCCGTGAACCTGACGGACGGCCTAGACGGGCTGGCGATCGTACCGGTCATGATCGCCGCAGCCTCTTTCGGCGTCATCGCCTATCTCGCCGGCAACGCGGTATTTGCGGGATACCTGCAGATCAATTTCGTCCCCGGCACCGGCGAGCTTGCCGTCATTCTCGGAGCGGTGATCGGCGCCGGCCTCGGCTTCCTCTGGTTCAACGCGCCGCCTGCCGCCATCTTCATGGGCGATACGGGATCGCTGGCGCTCGGCGGCCTGATCGGCTCGGTCGCCGTCGCCACCAAGCACGAGATCGTCATGGCGATCGTCGGCGGCCTGTTCGTGATGGAGACGCTGTCGGTGATCATCCAGGTCGGATTCTTCAAGATGACCGGCCGGCGCGTCTTCCTGATGGCGCCGATCCACCACCATTTCGAAAAACTCGGCTGGACGGAAAGCCAGGTGGTGATCCGCTTCTGGATCATCGCCGTCGGCCTTGCCATGCTCGGCCTTTCGACGCTCAAGCTGCGGTGA